GGAGCTTGAGCGAGACATTGATGGGAAGTCTCACCTCTACTTCTGCGACCCTAGCCGTCCTGACCAGAAGGGGCGAATTGAGAAGAACCATACAGTTTTGCGAGCCATTCTTCCCAAGAGCACTTCCTTTGACCAGCTGACTCAGAAAGACGTCAATCTAGTCATTTCCCATGTCAATTCCTTGAAACGAGAAGAGTTTCAAGGAAAATCTGCTTACGACGTCTTCACCTTCACCTTTGGCGAGGACATCGCCGCTCTTCTGGGTTGCCAATTTGTCAAACCAGAAGACACACACTTATCACCTGATTTATTGAAATAAAGGGAATTTTCCCCTCTAACTACACATCTTATCACCATCGAAAAGTCTCACACTAAACGCTAGCAACTGGAAGTTACTCTAAGACGACTCTGTTTTAAGGCTATTTGTCGTACACTTTTTTCTGAGTCTTTTCGCTTTTGAACCCTTATATATCAAGAAAAAGAAAACCAGCGGACGTTAGTCTAAGAAGAATTTCCACTGGTTTTTACGATTTTTATCATACTAAAGGCTAGGTTGTGGGAAACTGGAAGTTAGTTTTAGAAGTTACCTTTTTGCATGAATTCCTAATGAGTACGGATATCAAACTCTTTAAACACAATACGTAAGTCTCTTAACACTCTTTGACGCCCTCGGAAACGTTCATTTCTTAAGACGCGTTCTAACTCTGCTCGTTGCTCTTTATTTTGTTTGTTTCTATAATCTCTTAGTGTTTCATGAAAGAGATAATAATCGTCTAGCCACAGGCCTCCCTCACTTATACGATGACTTATCTCACCCACTTCTTCATAAAGCTCTTTATCATATCTCCGTTTTTGACTTTCTTGTTTACGGAGATAATCTAGAATTCGATTCCGGAATTTTGTTTTGAAATATTTCCTTAAACGAGGGATATCTTCTACTAATCCTTCTTCTTTACTAATCAATTCATGTAGACATATCATTCCCTCTTGATCCCAGTCCGATAACTCCCACAAATGAAGGTAATATTCATTTCTACACTTGTATACAATTCCTTGGACTTCTTCATACATTTTTTTAAGCATAATCTTCCCCTTTCTAGATACAGTCTAACAGATTCAGAAACACTTTTGGCACATTTCATCCATTCTGCACCCTTTAGCTCCTCAACTGCACAAAAAAGAGAGGACATGCCTCTCTCAGGGTTATAATTCTGCGATTTGGTTTAGGTTTACTTCTGCAACTGTGTCATTACCAAACATAGAGATAATCATTTTCACTTTATTGTTATCAATCTCTGTAATCTTACCAGTGTAATCTGCAAAAGCACCATCAATAATACGTACAGTTTGACCAACTTCAACATCGATATCAAACTCTTGTACAGTTTGTCCCATAGAAACCAAGATATCACGAATTTCTTGTTCCAATAATGGAGTTGGTTTTGATCTATTTCCGTGAGATCCGACGAATCCTGTAACATTTGGTGTATTTCGAACAACAAACCAAGCTTCATCTGTCATGACCATTTCTACAAGAACATAACCTGGAAAGCGATTTTCTTCTACTTCTTTTCTCTTTCCATTTTTTTCAACTTGCACTGTTTGTGTTGGAATTTCAACACGTAGAATATTATCCAACATATTGTAGGTTTGTGCACGTTGTAATAGATTTTCTTTTACCTTATTTTCATAACCAGAATAAGTTTGTAAAACAAACCACCCTTTATCAAAACTATCCATGATATTTCCTTTCATAAATAGAAGATTTCTAGTGTAATTAACTCCACTAACCTTCTAAAAAATGTTAATAAATCGAATCAAACCTGAAACAATCAACTGGTCAAAAATGTAAATAATTACTACAAAGAAAGCTGTGTATTCCATAATAGAACGAAAATCTCTCCAGCTTTCCTTGCGAGTTGGCCATGTTGTGTCTTTAAGAAGTCTAAAAATATCTCCAATAAAACGCATCGCTCTCTCCTATCTCGTTTCTCTGTGTGTAGTGTACTTGCCACAATGCTTACAAAATTTATTTACTTCTAGTCGTGTAGGCTTGGGGTTTCCACTAATCTTGATTGAATAGTTTCTAGAACCACAAACCGCACAAGCTAGGCTTGCTTTTTTTAGTGCCATAACGCCTCCATCTTATCTATTATAACAAGAAAGCTAGGCTTTGACAAGCATCTTAGCGAAATAGATTGACTACCGAATCCCATATTGTTTGAGCTTTTTCCTTAATCTTAGCATCCGAGATAGCCCGACTAGCCTCATCTACTAGACTTTGCGCACGTCCTCGAATATCAGACAAATTATCATCTGTCTGGCTATTATCATTGGTTTGTACTTGTCTTTTTGTATTGGCTGGTGCAATTCCATTTTGCTTATAAGCATTTTCAACCGTAAAGGTACTTCCTGGCGTATAAGGTAAAATGGTATTGGCAATGTTTCTAAAGATATGGGCTGCACCGTTTGAAGTAGAGCCAGCTAGATAGTGATTTTCATCAGTGGTCGGAAAGCCAAGCCAGTGGCTAATCACTACATCCGGAGTATAACCAATTACCCACTGGTCACTTGTGTACTCCGGATTGAAAACTGCTTCAGTTGTTCCAGTTTTCCCTGCCATGACATAGTCTGCAGGCGATGAACTAATACCGGTACCATTGGTGAATGTCCCCAACATCATACTAGTCATCTTGTCAGCTACAGCTTTATCAATCACTCGTTTTTGTGAATTTTTATGACTCGCAATGACCTGACCACTAGCATTTTCAATTCTACTAATAAAATGAGCTTCCGGCATTAAACCTTCATTTGCAAAGGCAGCATATGCTTGAGCCATTTGAAGAGGATTGGTTTCGACACCGCTTCCTAAAGCGACACCAAGAACACGGTCTACCTTTTCCATGTTGAGTCCAAATTTTTCGCCTGCCTCAAAAGCCTTATCAACACCCAAATCATTAACAGTAGCAACAGCAGGTAGATTAAGCGATTCTGCCAAGGCTTGATACATGGGAACTTCTCGACTCTTTTTGATTCCTGCATAGTTATCTACCTTATAGTTGTCATACTTCATGGTATGGTTATCCAACTGCTTGTTCAAAGCCCAACCTGCCTCAACTGCTGGCGTATAAACAACTAAAGGCTTAATTGTAGAGCCAGGGCTACGTTTTGATTGAGTTGCATAGTTGAAATTCCGGAATCCAATTTTATCATTGTCAGCAACTTGACCGACAACTCCACGAACTCCTCCTGTTTTCGGTTCAAGAGCGACACTTCCTGATTGTGCAAATGTTCCATCCTCTGCTCTCGGAAATAGCGATGTATTTTCATAGACAACCTGCATATTTGCTTGGTAGTTTTGATCCAACTCTGTATAAATGCGGTAGCCATTATTTACGATTTCTTCCTCTGTTAGATTATACTTAGAAACGGCTTCATTAACCACCGCGTCAAAATAAGAAGGATAGCGGTAATCTGAAATTTTCCCTTCATACTTATCGTGCAATTGCGAAGTCATATCAACTTCTGCAGCTTCGGTTTCTTGGTTTTTATCAATGTAACCTGCTGCAACCATATTTTGTAAGACAGTGTCGCGCCGATTGGTAGAATCTTCTACAGAATTCAAGGGGTTATACAGTTCCGGTCCTTTGAGCATCCCTGCCAGAGTCGCAGCTTGATCCAGACTCACTTCTGATGCAGAAACTCCAAAGTATTTCTTACTCGCATCTTCTACACCCCATACACCATTTCCAAAATAGGCGTTGTTAAGGTACATAGTTAGAATTTGATCCTTACTATATTTTTTGGTTAATTCTAAGGCAAGGAAAAATTCTTTCGCTTTTCTCTCAACAGTTTGATCCTGTGACAAATAAGCGTTTTTAGCTAGCTGTTGGGTAATAGTAGAACCACCACCTGAACGACCAGCAGTGACAATCGCCAAGAAAAAAC
Above is a genomic segment from Streptococcus sp. SN-1 containing:
- a CDS encoding sigma-70 family RNA polymerase sigma factor — encoded protein: MLKKMYEEVQGIVYKCRNEYYLHLWELSDWDQEGMICLHELISKEEGLVEDIPRLRKYFKTKFRNRILDYLRKQESQKRRYDKELYEEVGEISHRISEGGLWLDDYYLFHETLRDYRNKQNKEQRAELERVLRNERFRGRQRVLRDLRIVFKEFDIRTH
- the nusG gene encoding transcription termination/antitermination protein NusG, which encodes MDSFDKGWFVLQTYSGYENKVKENLLQRAQTYNMLDNILRVEIPTQTVQVEKNGKRKEVEENRFPGYVLVEMVMTDEAWFVVRNTPNVTGFVGSHGNRSKPTPLLEQEIRDILVSMGQTVQEFDIDVEVGQTVRIIDGAFADYTGKITEIDNNKVKMIISMFGNDTVAEVNLNQIAEL
- the secE gene encoding preprotein translocase subunit SecE — translated: MRFIGDIFRLLKDTTWPTRKESWRDFRSIMEYTAFFVVIIYIFDQLIVSGLIRFINIF
- the rpmG gene encoding 50S ribosomal protein L33, producing MALKKASLACAVCGSRNYSIKISGNPKPTRLEVNKFCKHCGKYTTHRETR
- the pbp2a gene encoding penicillin-binding protein PBP2A: MKLDKLFEKFLSLFKKETSESEDSGSTSLRRSRSDRKKLAQVGPIRKFWRRYHLTKIVLILGLSAGLLVGTYLFAVAKSTNVNDLQNALKTRTIIFDREEKEAGALSGQKGTYVELTDISKNLQNAVIATEDRSFYKNDGINYGRFFLAIVTAGRSGGGSTITQQLAKNAYLSQDQTVERKAKEFFLALELTKKYSKDQILTMYLNNAYFGNGVWGVEDASKKYFGVSASEVSLDQAATLAGMLKGPELYNPLNSVEDSTNRRDTVLQNMVAAGYIDKNQETEAAEVDMTSQLHDKYEGKISDYRYPSYFDAVVNEAVSKYNLTEEEIVNNGYRIYTELDQNYQANMQVVYENTSLFPRAEDGTFAQSGSVALEPKTGGVRGVVGQVADNDKIGFRNFNYATQSKRSPGSTIKPLVVYTPAVEAGWALNKQLDNHTMKYDNYKVDNYAGIKKSREVPMYQALAESLNLPAVATVNDLGVDKAFEAGEKFGLNMEKVDRVLGVALGSGVETNPLQMAQAYAAFANEGLMPEAHFISRIENASGQVIASHKNSQKRVIDKAVADKMTSMMLGTFTNGTGISSSPADYVMAGKTGTTEAVFNPEYTSDQWVIGYTPDVVISHWLGFPTTDENHYLAGSTSNGAAHIFRNIANTILPYTPGSTFTVENAYKQNGIAPANTKRQVQTNDNSQTDDNLSDIRGRAQSLVDEASRAISDAKIKEKAQTIWDSVVNLFR